The following coding sequences lie in one Salvelinus fontinalis isolate EN_2023a chromosome 21, ASM2944872v1, whole genome shotgun sequence genomic window:
- the LOC129818041 gene encoding one cut domain family member 2-like isoform X4, whose amino-acid sequence MKTAYNAYRCLSKDLDAYAMNPEMTMDSIGNLHGGLSHDQDLMNSHSPHHTRNPGASLRLHQDLAAASSRSAMVSSMATILDGAGEYRPELSLPLHHAMSMPCDTSPPGMGMNGTYTTLTPLQPLPPISTVSDKFHHPHHHHHHHQRLSGNVSGSFTLMRDERCLPAVNNLYSPYHKDMTGMGQSLSPLASSPLGNGLGSLHNTQQNLHNYGTHGHDKMLSSNFDAHTAMLARGDQHLSRGLGGPTAGMMPHLNGMHHTGHPGHPQSHGPVLASNRDRPPSSSGQQGNNSGQLEEINTKEVAQRITAELKRYSIPQAIFAQRVLCRSQGTLSDLLRNPKPWSKLKSGRETFRRMWKWLQEPEFQRMSALRLAGKTSVQKKRTRPKQGKEQYTKEIAPGFY is encoded by the coding sequence ATGAAGACTGCCTATAACGCCTATCGATGCCTGTCCAAGGATCTGGATGCCTACGCCATGAACCCAGAGATGACAATGGACAGCATTGGCAATCTGCATGGCGGACTGAGCCATGACCAGGACTTGATGAACAGCCACAGCCCCCATCACACCCGGAACCCGGGGGCTTCTTTGCGGTTACATCAGGATCTGGCTGCTGCATCGTCGCGGTCCGCCATGGTGTCCAGCATGGCAACGATTCTGGACGGAGCCGGAGAGTACCGACCAGAATTGTCTCTCCCGCTCCATCACGCTATGAGCATGCCGTGTGATACATCCCCACCGGGGATGGGGATGAACGGCACATACACCACGTTAACTCCACTTCAACCTTTACCCCCAATTTCAACCGTTTCGGACAAATTCCACCATCcgcatcaccatcaccaccaccaccagcgtCTCTCTGGGAACGTAAGCGGGAGTTTCACGCTGATGCGGGACGAGAGATGTTTACCAGCAGTGAACAACCTCTACAGTCCCTATCATAAGGACATGACCGGGATGGGTCAGAGTTTATCCCCCCTGGCCAGCAGCCCTCTTGGCAATGGCTTGGGTTCTCTTCATAACACACAGCAAAACCTCCATAACTATGGCACTCATGGGCACGACAAGATGCTAAGCTCAAACTTCGATGCCCACACTGCCATGCTGGCCAGGGGGGATCAACACCTCTCACGAGGCCTCGGTGGCCCCACGGCAGGTATGATGCCGCATTTGAACGGGATGCACCACACCGGGCACCCGGGCCACCCTCAATCCCACGGGCCTGTGTTGGCTTCCAACCGGGACAGACCGCCCTCCTCCTCGGGACAACAAGGTAACAACTCGGGGCAGCTTGAAGAGATCAACACGAAAGAAGTGGCACAAAGGATCACAGCCGAACTGAAGCGGTATAGCATCCCCCAGGCTATATTCGCTCAGAGGGTGCTGTGTCGCTCGCAAGGCACCCTTTCAGACCTTTTAAGGAACCCCAAACCTTGGAGTAAACTTAAATCTGGAAGGGAGACCTTTCGAAGGATGTGGAAGTGGCTGCAGGAACCCGAGTTTCAGAGGATGTCAGCCCTACGGCTTGCAGGTAAGACAAG